The proteins below are encoded in one region of Pseudomonas putida S13.1.2:
- a CDS encoding EscF/YscF/HrpA family type III secretion system needle major subunit: MSVSNPIKFPDDFLGRQAQGFEDGATDLKTKLDEALAALHADASDPTLLAAYQAAFSSYNVFRNVATNTVKGFKEIDTAIVSAAR; encoded by the coding sequence ATGAGTGTTTCAAATCCCATCAAGTTTCCTGATGACTTCCTGGGCCGGCAGGCTCAAGGCTTCGAGGACGGCGCAACCGATCTCAAGACCAAACTCGATGAGGCACTGGCCGCTTTGCATGCCGATGCGTCGGACCCCACGCTATTGGCGGCTTACCAGGCTGCATTCTCTTCCTACAACGTTTTCCGTAACGTTGCGACCAATACGGTAAAGGGCTTCAAGGAGATTGATACGGCGATAGTTTCCGCCGCGCGTTAA
- the sctI gene encoding type III secretion system inner rod subunit SctI codes for MSVSSLGSVSLSSLRIVELAHPEPGSVMSLEGRLIESFASSAVGTERDHARINAMLKRPDITNPEVLSELQLLTAQYNIDVSMLNVLVRKAVSTAETLLRSS; via the coding sequence ATGTCTGTTTCTTCTTTGGGTTCAGTGAGCCTGAGTTCGCTTCGGATCGTTGAGTTGGCGCACCCCGAGCCTGGCTCGGTGATGTCCCTGGAGGGGCGTTTGATCGAGAGTTTCGCCAGCTCCGCTGTGGGCACCGAGCGTGATCATGCAAGGATCAATGCCATGCTGAAGCGCCCGGATATTACCAACCCGGAAGTCTTGAGCGAATTGCAGCTGCTCACTGCGCAGTACAACATCGATGTCTCTATGCTCAACGTGCTGGTCCGTAAAGCGGTGTCCACGGCCGAAACCTTGTTACGTTCGTCATGA
- a CDS encoding EscJ/YscJ/HrcJ family type III secretion inner membrane ring protein: MKLYGCLVLLCLMLVGCRQPSLLEGLDQQQVNEVISVLQRNNITAAKVNNGKTGYSVHIARADFAAAVDLLALYSLPSKPRVEIAQMFPADSLVASPRAEKARLYSALEQRLEQSLATLEGVVSARVHVSYELDAGESGRKVAPIHLSALVIYERDSEPQRLVNDIKRFLKNSFSGMDYEHISVVLSKRASVQHAAPFVEPRASGFPWLYGIFVLGILAAVAYWVVLYRKPKEIEHAPPN; encoded by the coding sequence ATGAAGTTATATGGCTGTCTGGTGCTGCTGTGTCTGATGCTGGTTGGCTGTCGCCAGCCGAGTTTGCTTGAAGGCCTTGACCAGCAGCAGGTCAATGAAGTGATTTCTGTGCTGCAGCGCAATAACATTACTGCGGCCAAGGTAAATAACGGTAAGACCGGATACTCGGTGCATATCGCGCGAGCGGATTTCGCGGCGGCGGTCGACCTGCTGGCCCTGTATTCACTGCCCTCCAAGCCGCGTGTCGAAATCGCTCAGATGTTTCCTGCCGACTCCCTGGTCGCTTCGCCGCGGGCCGAGAAGGCGCGTTTGTACAGTGCGCTGGAGCAGCGCCTGGAGCAGTCGTTGGCCACCCTGGAGGGTGTGGTTTCGGCGCGGGTACATGTGAGTTACGAGCTGGATGCTGGGGAAAGCGGTCGCAAGGTTGCGCCGATACACCTCTCGGCGTTGGTGATATATGAGCGTGACAGCGAGCCACAGCGACTGGTCAACGATATCAAGCGTTTTCTCAAGAACAGTTTCTCGGGCATGGACTACGAGCACATTTCGGTGGTTCTGTCCAAGCGGGCTTCAGTTCAGCATGCCGCCCCTTTTGTGGAGCCTCGCGCCTCCGGGTTTCCCTGGCTCTATGGCATTTTCGTGTTAGGCATTCTGGCTGCGGTAGCGTACTGGGTCGTGCTGTATCGGAAGCCGAAAGAGATCGAACATGCCCCGCCGAACTGA
- a CDS encoding oxygen-regulated invasion protein OrgB, with translation MLASIRTLEDIPSTDALLLRHEERTAARNRRLLMQQARERAKSCMEEAQQQADSVRANAFQDGYSQGVLQAAADVSGLLLRSRLMASALQAELAQAARSLLGDLLMDEQLLDALLQRWQDGWVGQGREPLQIILPLRCKAQQPALKSKLTGLGIERVDIRFHAQERYLFRLADQVVELDIGATQERLSPRLIAQLKQLPESVRELDEASRRVLVSWAADLNKGGDAPNPVSESENSDEH, from the coding sequence ATGCTCGCATCCATCAGAACGCTTGAGGATATTCCGTCGACGGATGCCCTCCTGCTAAGGCATGAAGAGCGCACGGCTGCGCGCAATCGCCGGTTGTTGATGCAACAAGCCCGCGAGCGCGCCAAGTCCTGTATGGAAGAAGCGCAACAACAGGCAGACAGTGTCCGCGCGAACGCCTTCCAGGATGGTTATTCCCAGGGGGTGCTACAAGCTGCTGCTGACGTGAGCGGGCTTCTGCTGCGGTCGCGGCTGATGGCGAGCGCGCTGCAAGCTGAACTGGCACAGGCCGCCCGGTCTTTGCTGGGGGATTTGCTGATGGATGAACAACTGCTCGATGCGCTGCTGCAGCGCTGGCAGGATGGCTGGGTAGGTCAAGGCCGAGAGCCGCTGCAGATTATCCTGCCGCTGCGGTGCAAGGCCCAACAGCCGGCGTTGAAAAGCAAGTTGACGGGCTTGGGAATCGAGCGTGTGGATATCCGTTTCCATGCCCAGGAACGTTACCTGTTTCGCCTGGCGGATCAAGTGGTCGAGCTCGATATCGGCGCCACTCAGGAGCGCCTGTCGCCGCGTCTGATCGCCCAACTCAAGCAGTTACCGGAGAGCGTGCGCGAGCTGGATGAAGCGTCCAGGCGCGTTCTCGTCAGTTGGGCTGCCGACCTGAACAAAGGGGGCGATGCCCCTAACCCTGTTTCTGAATCGGAGAACAGTGATGAACATTGA
- a CDS encoding OprD family porin, with translation MSLTTFTLGMAGASACLFGSIACAAESDHGFIEDSTTTVGLRNFYWNADNRNGSYLNPAGERQSYRQEWAQGALAKFNSGYTQGRVGFGLDLHYMGAIKLDGGKGRVGDGVGNGGIVARDNQGDPKHEYAKAGGAIKMRVGSTELAYGDLFPDSPVLKYGDIRLLPQTLRGWNVTDHTFAGLALNAGRFTSSSDRAATNHGGKLGTAYGGRQADSDFVSYYGGIYTGLDNVKVKLFGSELDNIWNQQFASIEYRVPLKVGGVFNTGANYYRTRDTGTSLLGEIRNDAWSARVGYARGGHKFEVAYTHIDGDQPFDYVWNSFDIELDAASQGSDFNSPNERAWSARYDLDAAVFGVPGLSFTARYIRGSDIDGRDAGGAYSRFQAVRDGSQWERDLWVKYVVQSGPAKNLSVRLLHASMRTGGDYGAIANDLDQTRVILDYPLDLNFLK, from the coding sequence ATGTCGCTTACAACTTTCACCTTGGGGATGGCAGGCGCGAGTGCCTGTCTGTTTGGCTCGATTGCCTGCGCGGCGGAATCGGACCATGGTTTCATTGAAGACAGTACCACCACGGTAGGCTTGCGAAACTTCTACTGGAACGCCGACAACCGCAACGGCAGCTACCTCAACCCGGCCGGTGAGCGGCAAAGTTATCGCCAGGAATGGGCGCAAGGTGCGCTGGCCAAGTTCAATTCCGGCTATACCCAAGGGCGGGTAGGGTTCGGCCTCGACTTGCATTACATGGGCGCAATAAAGCTCGACGGTGGCAAGGGCCGGGTTGGCGACGGTGTCGGCAATGGCGGCATCGTCGCGCGCGACAACCAGGGCGACCCCAAGCATGAGTACGCCAAGGCCGGTGGCGCGATAAAGATGCGGGTTGGCAGCACTGAACTGGCCTATGGCGACCTGTTCCCTGATTCACCCGTACTCAAATACGGTGATATCCGCCTGCTGCCGCAAACGCTGCGAGGCTGGAACGTCACCGATCATACCTTCGCCGGGCTGGCCCTCAATGCAGGGCGCTTCACCTCCAGCAGCGACCGGGCAGCCACCAATCACGGCGGCAAGCTGGGTACCGCGTACGGTGGCCGCCAGGCCGACAGTGACTTTGTCAGTTATTACGGCGGTATCTACACCGGCCTCGACAACGTGAAGGTCAAGCTGTTCGGGTCCGAACTGGACAATATCTGGAACCAGCAATTTGCATCCATCGAATACCGGGTGCCGTTGAAGGTGGGTGGCGTATTCAATACCGGCGCCAACTACTACCGCACGCGCGACACCGGCACCTCGCTGCTTGGCGAAATACGCAACGATGCCTGGAGTGCCCGGGTGGGCTACGCACGGGGCGGGCACAAGTTCGAAGTTGCCTATACCCACATCGATGGCGACCAGCCTTTCGACTATGTATGGAACAGTTTCGACATCGAACTGGATGCGGCTTCCCAGGGCAGCGACTTCAACAGCCCCAACGAAAGAGCGTGGAGTGCACGTTACGACCTGGACGCTGCCGTCTTTGGCGTCCCTGGGCTGAGCTTCACGGCACGCTACATACGCGGTAGCGATATTGATGGCCGCGATGCCGGCGGAGCTTATTCACGGTTCCAGGCGGTCCGTGACGGATCGCAATGGGAACGGGACTTGTGGGTGAAATACGTGGTGCAGTCGGGGCCTGCGAAAAACCTGTCCGTGCGGCTGCTGCATGCGTCGATGCGCACGGGCGGCGATTACGGGGCAATCGCCAATGACCTGGACCAGACCCGGGTCATTCTGGATTACCCACTGGACCTGAACTTTCTGAAATAG
- a CDS encoding histone deacetylase family protein → MKTFFHPAQRLHHPRSYLSRGQMRQPQEVPARIDPLLAVVEKLGYPLFEPADHGLAPLAAVHGQAYLDYLGSAYQQWHEVPEDWGDEVMSNIYIREGNPLRGILGKTARYLADGSCPIGEHTWQAAYWSAQSAVAAAHAVIEGDQAAYALCRPPGHHARAEAAGGFCFLNNAAIAAQVLRGKFGKVAVLDTDMHHGQGIQEIFYERDDVLYVSIHGDPTNFYPVVAGFDDETGAGAGAGFNLNLPMAHGASEADFFACMDQAATALRAFAPDVLVLSLGFDIYENDPQSKVHVSHEGFRLLGQRIKALGLPCVVVQEGGYDIATLDENASRFFAGMTA, encoded by the coding sequence ATGAAAACGTTTTTCCATCCTGCCCAACGCCTGCACCACCCCCGCTCCTACCTGTCGCGTGGGCAGATGCGCCAACCGCAGGAAGTGCCGGCACGCATCGACCCGCTACTGGCAGTAGTCGAAAAGCTCGGCTACCCGCTGTTCGAACCCGCCGACCACGGCCTGGCCCCGCTGGCGGCCGTGCATGGCCAGGCGTACCTGGACTACCTGGGCAGCGCCTACCAGCAGTGGCACGAAGTGCCGGAAGACTGGGGCGATGAGGTGATGTCCAACATCTATATCCGCGAAGGCAACCCCTTGCGCGGCATCCTCGGCAAGACCGCCCGCTACCTGGCCGATGGCAGCTGCCCGATCGGCGAGCACACCTGGCAGGCCGCCTACTGGTCTGCGCAAAGCGCGGTGGCCGCGGCACATGCGGTGATCGAAGGCGACCAGGCTGCTTATGCCCTGTGCCGGCCACCAGGGCATCATGCCCGCGCCGAAGCCGCAGGTGGGTTCTGCTTCCTGAACAACGCCGCAATCGCCGCCCAGGTGCTGCGTGGCAAGTTCGGCAAAGTGGCCGTGCTCGACACCGACATGCACCACGGCCAAGGCATCCAGGAAATCTTCTATGAGCGGGACGATGTGTTGTACGTGTCGATCCATGGCGACCCGACCAACTTCTACCCGGTGGTCGCCGGCTTCGATGATGAGACCGGCGCTGGTGCAGGGGCTGGCTTCAACCTGAACCTGCCCATGGCACACGGCGCCAGCGAAGCGGATTTCTTTGCCTGCATGGACCAGGCGGCAACCGCGCTGCGCGCCTTCGCTCCGGACGTACTGGTGCTGTCGCTGGGCTTTGACATCTACGAAAACGACCCGCAGTCCAAGGTACACGTCAGCCATGAAGGGTTCCGCCTGCTTGGGCAGCGGATCAAGGCGCTGGGCCTGCCTTGCGTGGTGGTCCAGGAAGGTGGCTACGACATTGCAACCCTGGACGAAAATGCCTCGCGCTTCTTTGCCGGCATGACTGCCTGA
- a CDS encoding 2-hydroxyacid dehydrogenase, protein MASLVLLCQNPALTDWLAALFAEHAPQLNVLRPEDAGARHAEVAVCWFPPEGSLGRLPNLRLVHSIGSGIDHLAQDSSRDASLPVCRVVDPDHTQGMSEYVHWGVLHFHRGFDRVIAGNASQHWQRPVQRKAGAFRVGVMGLGAIGAPVAQRLAAAGYDVRGWARTPRQIDGVTTFEGAASLQGFLAGLDVLVNLLPLTTSTHGLLNHAVFQHMAEGSALINCGRGQHLNPDDLRQALASGQLRGALLDVFEQEPLPADSPLWHTPGVWVTPHMASAASDLCIARQVADNVSRLSAGLELNNLVDPELGY, encoded by the coding sequence ATGGCCAGCCTCGTATTGCTTTGCCAGAACCCGGCGCTGACTGACTGGCTGGCCGCGCTGTTCGCCGAGCACGCTCCGCAGCTGAACGTGTTGCGCCCGGAAGATGCCGGCGCAAGGCATGCCGAAGTGGCCGTGTGCTGGTTCCCGCCCGAAGGTAGCCTTGGCCGCTTGCCGAACCTGCGCCTGGTGCACTCGATCGGCTCGGGGATCGATCACCTCGCCCAGGACAGCTCACGCGATGCGTCGCTGCCCGTGTGCCGGGTGGTCGACCCTGATCACACCCAGGGCATGAGCGAGTACGTGCATTGGGGCGTGCTGCACTTTCACCGGGGCTTCGACCGGGTGATCGCCGGCAATGCCAGCCAGCACTGGCAGCGCCCGGTGCAGCGCAAGGCCGGGGCTTTTCGGGTGGGTGTGATGGGCCTGGGCGCGATTGGCGCACCGGTGGCGCAGCGGCTGGCGGCGGCGGGTTATGACGTGCGCGGCTGGGCCCGCACCCCGCGCCAGATCGATGGCGTAACCACCTTCGAAGGCGCGGCTTCGCTGCAAGGGTTCCTCGCCGGGCTGGACGTGCTGGTCAACCTGCTGCCCCTCACCACCAGCACGCATGGCCTGCTGAACCATGCCGTTTTCCAGCACATGGCCGAAGGCAGCGCCCTGATCAACTGTGGCCGTGGCCAGCACCTTAACCCGGACGACCTGCGCCAGGCGCTGGCCAGCGGGCAGTTGCGCGGCGCCTTGCTCGATGTGTTCGAACAGGAGCCATTGCCCGCCGATTCGCCGCTGTGGCACACGCCCGGCGTGTGGGTGACACCGCACATGGCGTCGGCCGCGTCCGACCTGTGCATCGCCCGGCAAGTGGCCGACAACGTGTCGCGCCTGAGTGCCGGGCTGGAACTGAACAATCTGGTCGACCCCGAACTGGGTTATTGA
- a CDS encoding class II aldolase/adducin family protein: MSKPYNMSETEWQSRCELAALYRLIAYYRMTDLIDTHITLRVPGPDRHFLINRYGVAFEKMRASDLVLIDLDGNVVDSHFSGGKVNAAGFVIHSAIHEARPDLHCIIHTHTAAGMAVAAQRDGLLPLTQHALKFYGNLAYHTYEGIALSLEERERLVADLGTHKAMILRNHGLLAAGNSVAAAFHEIYFLERACQAQIQAMSAGVALNIPSEEVCRHTAAQFGRDGIDGIIDMAWQAALSLIDAQRSEWCC; the protein is encoded by the coding sequence ATGAGCAAGCCTTACAACATGTCAGAAACCGAATGGCAATCGCGCTGCGAGCTGGCTGCGCTGTACCGCCTGATCGCCTACTACCGCATGACCGACCTGATCGATACGCACATCACCCTGCGTGTACCGGGCCCCGACCGGCACTTTCTGATCAACCGCTACGGCGTGGCGTTCGAGAAGATGCGCGCCAGCGACCTGGTGCTGATCGACCTGGACGGCAACGTGGTCGACAGCCATTTCAGCGGCGGCAAGGTCAATGCGGCCGGCTTCGTCATCCACTCGGCGATCCACGAGGCGCGCCCGGACCTGCACTGCATCATCCACACTCACACGGCAGCGGGCATGGCGGTGGCAGCACAACGTGACGGCCTGCTGCCGCTGACCCAGCACGCGTTGAAGTTTTACGGCAACCTGGCGTATCACACCTACGAAGGCATCGCGCTGTCACTGGAGGAGCGCGAACGGCTGGTCGCCGACCTTGGTACGCACAAGGCGATGATCCTGCGCAACCATGGGCTGCTGGCCGCAGGCAACAGCGTGGCGGCAGCGTTCCACGAGATCTATTTCCTGGAGCGCGCCTGCCAGGCTCAAATACAGGCGATGTCTGCCGGCGTAGCGTTGAACATCCCCAGTGAGGAAGTGTGCCGGCACACCGCCGCACAGTTCGGGCGCGATGGCATCGACGGCATCATCGACATGGCTTGGCAGGCCGCGCTCAGCCTGATCGACGCGCAGCGCAGCGAGTGGTGCTGCTGA
- a CDS encoding MFS transporter: MKSNTPTPRRAAAAAFIGTTIEFYDFYIYAFAAALVLGQLFFPSENPMLSTMAAFGSFAVGFIARPFAGMVFGHLGDRLGRKKMLLVTIVLMGVATTCIGLLPTYAQAGIWAPIGLIFLRLLQGISVGGEWGGAVLMASEHAPKGRKVFFASFAQWGSPAGLLLALIAFRFITAMETEDLMSWGWRIPFLMSGLLMIVGLLIRFGVPESPEFAEVKDSDQTSDNPVREVLRNHWRNIVFAALAVTIGSGGFFFTNTFMITYVTQYQGIAKTTILDCLFVVTILQFLSQPCSAMLAERLGEGRFLTWVAALCMVVPYPMFLLVQTGNVIYMTAGIALAVVMLSALYAVIAGYMAEAFPARVRYSGISIAYQLGSGLTGGLTPMLGTFVAGQFAGQWVPLALFFSVLALMSLAGVLGLSHLRNASARPAALSTSQGIA; encoded by the coding sequence ATGAAGAGCAATACCCCCACCCCGCGTCGTGCCGCGGCGGCTGCCTTTATTGGCACCACCATCGAATTCTATGATTTCTACATCTACGCCTTCGCCGCAGCCCTGGTGCTCGGGCAGCTGTTCTTCCCCAGCGAAAACCCGATGCTCAGCACCATGGCCGCGTTCGGCAGCTTTGCCGTGGGCTTTATCGCCCGGCCGTTCGCTGGCATGGTGTTCGGCCACCTGGGCGACCGCCTGGGGCGCAAGAAAATGCTGCTGGTCACGATTGTGCTGATGGGCGTGGCCACCACTTGCATCGGCCTGCTGCCGACCTACGCACAGGCCGGTATCTGGGCCCCCATCGGCCTGATCTTCCTGCGCCTGCTGCAGGGTATTTCAGTCGGTGGCGAATGGGGCGGCGCGGTGCTGATGGCCAGCGAGCATGCGCCCAAGGGCCGCAAGGTGTTCTTCGCCTCGTTCGCCCAGTGGGGCAGCCCGGCGGGCCTGCTGCTGGCGCTGATCGCCTTCCGCTTCATCACGGCAATGGAGACGGAGGACCTGATGAGCTGGGGCTGGCGCATTCCGTTCCTGATGAGCGGGCTGCTGATGATCGTTGGCCTGCTGATCCGCTTCGGCGTGCCGGAGTCGCCAGAGTTTGCCGAGGTCAAGGACAGCGACCAGACCAGCGACAACCCGGTGCGCGAAGTGCTGCGTAACCACTGGCGCAACATCGTCTTTGCAGCCCTGGCGGTGACCATCGGCTCCGGCGGGTTCTTCTTCACCAACACTTTCATGATCACTTACGTTACCCAGTATCAGGGCATCGCCAAGACCACCATCCTGGATTGCCTGTTCGTGGTCACCATCCTGCAGTTTCTCTCGCAACCCTGTTCGGCCATGCTCGCCGAGCGCCTGGGCGAAGGGCGTTTCCTGACATGGGTAGCTGCGCTGTGCATGGTGGTGCCGTACCCCATGTTCCTGCTGGTACAAACCGGCAATGTGATCTACATGACCGCTGGCATCGCCCTGGCCGTGGTCATGCTCTCGGCGCTGTATGCCGTGATTGCCGGCTACATGGCCGAAGCCTTCCCGGCCCGGGTGCGTTACTCGGGCATTTCGATCGCCTACCAGCTGGGCAGCGGCCTGACCGGTGGCCTTACGCCGATGCTGGGTACCTTCGTTGCCGGCCAGTTCGCCGGGCAATGGGTGCCGCTGGCACTGTTCTTCAGCGTGCTGGCCTTGATGTCGCTGGCCGGCGTGCTGGGGCTCTCGCACCTGCGCAACGCCAGCGCCAGGCCGGCCGCCCTCTCCACTTCGCAAGGAATCGCCTGA
- a CDS encoding LysR family transcriptional regulator — protein sequence MTPTTTTLARDPEAKRFLNDRLDWNLLRTFLVIGQEGSISRAAARLHLSQPAVSQALRRLEEQLDSALVVRRGPRINLSKAGEEVMQIAAELYGTVSRLGPALDSPAETVTGKIRLLSISRIQSRAYDDFLAQFHSDYPQVELEIDVLRSSDVASGLLQKTASFGLSLCRTPQPRLEQRVLLEQRYAFFCGKRHRLFGRKNLTVADLQGENFVSFTSDQMGGNLSPLTVFRDQQGFTGRIVASSPSLDEILRLVGAGYGIGCLPEHIVAADVQANELWRLPPWEGVIDVNVYLLWNREQKFTQAESIFLERFQQMLMTTDPAERF from the coding sequence ATGACCCCGACGACAACGACCCTGGCAAGAGACCCCGAAGCCAAGCGTTTCCTCAACGACCGCCTCGACTGGAACCTGTTGCGGACCTTTCTGGTAATCGGCCAGGAGGGCAGCATCAGCCGGGCTGCGGCACGTCTGCACCTGAGCCAGCCGGCCGTCAGCCAGGCGCTGCGGCGTCTGGAGGAGCAACTGGACAGTGCCCTGGTGGTACGTCGCGGGCCACGCATCAACCTGTCAAAGGCGGGGGAGGAAGTGATGCAGATCGCTGCCGAGCTGTATGGCACGGTTTCGCGCCTGGGGCCTGCGCTGGACAGCCCGGCCGAGACAGTGACGGGCAAGATCCGCCTGCTGAGCATCAGCCGCATCCAGTCCCGCGCCTACGATGACTTTCTTGCGCAATTTCACAGTGACTACCCCCAGGTGGAGCTGGAGATCGATGTGCTGCGCAGTTCGGATGTGGCCAGTGGCTTGTTGCAGAAGACCGCCTCGTTCGGCCTGAGCCTGTGCCGCACGCCCCAGCCCCGCCTGGAGCAACGGGTGCTGCTTGAACAGCGCTACGCGTTTTTTTGCGGCAAGCGCCATCGCTTGTTTGGTCGCAAGAACCTTACTGTTGCGGATCTGCAGGGCGAGAACTTCGTGAGCTTCACCAGTGACCAGATGGGCGGCAACCTGTCACCGTTGACAGTGTTTCGCGATCAGCAGGGGTTTACCGGGCGTATTGTGGCATCGTCACCGAGCCTGGATGAGATCCTGCGGCTGGTGGGGGCGGGCTATGGCATCGGCTGCCTGCCGGAGCATATCGTCGCGGCGGATGTACAGGCCAATGAGCTGTGGCGTCTGCCGCCGTGGGAAGGGGTGATCGATGTGAACGTGTATCTGCTGTGGAACCGCGAACAGAAGTTTACCCAAGCCGAGTCGATCTTTCTGGAGCGGTTCCAGCAGATGCTCATGACCACAGACCCGGCGGAGCGCTTTTGA
- a CDS encoding DUF4880 domain-containing protein → MTRLLLPLEHPTPVAEHDADHALLHALKRLPRRVQQVFLLNRLDQLDFATIAARLDLPLASIERNMDQALQAGRSRRDVLSSVAGQWYVRLQSPQVTACERIDFRRWLDADTANLHAFHETELRWRSLLAPARQLGHDGWYRQGRAALSLGGCSIAVGLGVAALVVFGLWA, encoded by the coding sequence ATGACCCGTCTGCTACTGCCGCTTGAACACCCAACGCCTGTTGCCGAACACGATGCCGACCACGCCCTGCTGCATGCTCTGAAGCGGCTGCCCCGGCGCGTGCAGCAAGTATTCCTGCTCAACCGCCTCGACCAACTGGACTTCGCCACCATCGCCGCCCGCCTCGACCTGCCCCTGGCGAGCATCGAGCGGAACATGGACCAGGCGCTGCAGGCCGGTCGCTCGCGTCGTGATGTACTGTCGAGTGTGGCCGGGCAATGGTATGTGCGCTTGCAAAGCCCCCAGGTGACAGCTTGCGAACGGATCGACTTTCGTCGCTGGCTGGATGCGGATACGGCAAACCTGCACGCGTTTCACGAAACGGAACTGCGCTGGCGCAGCCTGTTGGCGCCGGCACGGCAACTGGGCCATGACGGCTGGTACCGGCAAGGCCGGGCGGCGCTGTCGCTGGGTGGGTGCTCGATTGCGGTCGGGCTTGGCGTGGCGGCGTTGGTAGTGTTTGGTCTCTGGGCCTGA
- a CDS encoding DUF6124 family protein, with product MKPPKNDETDLDSEAARRALDYYLNPKPQRPTLDNKIWTLHDSVTGDQAQEHAIALLRCAAATAQETASHQHGSQRELTYALMHMMDMARALLEHKRAADPDF from the coding sequence ATGAAACCACCGAAAAACGACGAAACAGATCTCGATAGCGAAGCCGCCCGCCGCGCCCTCGACTATTACCTCAACCCCAAGCCACAGCGCCCTACCCTGGACAACAAGATCTGGACCCTGCACGACAGCGTCACGGGCGACCAGGCCCAGGAACACGCCATCGCCCTGCTGCGCTGCGCCGCCGCCACGGCGCAGGAAACCGCCAGCCACCAGCACGGCAGCCAGCGCGAGCTGACCTACGCGTTGATGCACATGATGGACATGGCCCGCGCCCTGCTCGAGCACAAGCGTGCCGCAGATCCGGATTTCTGA
- a CDS encoding LexA family transcriptional regulator — protein sequence MFIERLKAVRIVPAMNMDKWIALVRDRMEELGLTQEQLAERVGVSQGSVGHWVNKRRQPKIESMNRTFVEIGMPHYNVSLQLRIQGQVGEERGVYQMDDADDDLDLMQYIVCFRYPVLAWSELGVEEREEPGVFEQTDYLAQGKAFWLTVENDAMSAVSGRSVPQGMRMLVDPGVEAEAGRLVIARQPGKPAIFRELAEEGGQRYLKALNGNYPALLCEEGCEILGVVVRVHGAF from the coding sequence ATGTTTATTGAGCGGTTAAAGGCAGTCCGTATCGTGCCAGCGATGAATATGGATAAATGGATTGCCCTCGTCCGTGACCGGATGGAGGAGCTTGGGCTCACTCAAGAGCAGCTTGCCGAGCGCGTTGGCGTGTCTCAAGGCAGCGTAGGGCACTGGGTGAACAAGCGGCGTCAGCCGAAGATAGAGTCGATGAACCGCACGTTCGTCGAGATTGGCATGCCTCACTACAACGTCAGCCTGCAGCTGCGCATTCAGGGGCAGGTTGGCGAGGAGCGTGGCGTTTATCAGATGGATGACGCCGATGACGATCTCGACCTCATGCAATACATCGTGTGTTTCCGCTACCCAGTGTTGGCCTGGAGCGAGCTAGGTGTTGAAGAGCGTGAGGAGCCGGGTGTGTTCGAGCAGACGGACTACCTGGCCCAGGGCAAGGCTTTCTGGCTGACGGTTGAAAATGACGCGATGAGCGCTGTCAGTGGTCGCAGTGTGCCACAGGGCATGCGGATGCTGGTCGACCCGGGTGTGGAGGCTGAGGCTGGGCGGTTGGTCATCGCTCGTCAGCCGGGCAAACCGGCGATTTTCCGCGAGCTGGCCGAGGAAGGTGGGCAGCGTTATTTGAAGGCACTGAACGGCAACTACCCGGCGCTATTATGCGAAGAAGGTTGCGAGATCCTGGGAGTAGTCGTGCGGGTGCATGGGGCCTTCTAG